CCAGCCGGCGTTCTCGCGGGTGGTGCGCTGGAAGTCCTCGTCGGCGGCCAGCTCGGCCAGCTCCAGCCAGGCGTCCAGCTGCTCTCCGGTGGGGTCGGCGGGCAGCTCGGGCGTGCCCGCCGCACGCAGGCGGTCGACCGAGGGGCCGCCGGGCAGCCCCTCGGTGACGCGGTCCCAGAAGCGGTCGAGCAGCCGCCCGCGCTCGGCCGCCTCCAGCCGGGACAGGGCGTGCACCCGGCGCAGGGTGGCCGCGGTCGGGCTGGCCGCGGCGGCCCGGACGACCGCCAGCTGGCGGTGCAGCGCCCGGTCGCGGGCCTCGAGGGCGGCGGCGTGGGCGGCCAGCAGCTCGCCCAGCTCCCGCCGGCCGGCCAGCAGCTGGCCGACGGTCTCCAGGGCCACCCCAAGGTCGCGCAGGGCCCGCACCAGCTGCAGGCGGGCCACGTCGGTGGCGGTGTAGCGGCGGTGGCCGGCCTCGGTCCGCCCGCTCGGGGGCAGCAGGCCGGCGTCGGAGTAGAAGCGGATGGTCTTGACCGGCAGCCCGGTC
This Actinomycetota bacterium DNA region includes the following protein-coding sequences:
- a CDS encoding MerR family transcriptional regulator, translated to MSGTFSIGRLAAVTGLPVKTIRFYSDAGLLPPSGRTEAGHRRYTATDVARLQLVRALRDLGVALETVGQLLAGRRELGELLAAHAAALEARDRALHRQLAVVRAAAASPTAATLRRVHALSRLEAAERGRLLDRFWDRVTEGLPGGPSVDRLRAAGTPELPADPTGEQLDAWLELAELAADEDFQRTTRENAGW